The Gammaproteobacteria bacterium DNA window TATAACAGTACAGCAGAAATTAAGGTCACTATTGGTGGCTGTGGCGGCTAACATTATTCTCAAGGAAAAATCATGGAAAAATCGATGAAAATGCGTACCAAAGTTGAGGGTGATGTGACAACTGTAAAAGTTTTAGTGTCTCATCCTATGGAGACTGGTACAAGAAAGGATGAAAAAACTAACGAGCTTGTGCCTGCTCATTTTATAAAAGAATTTAAGGCTGAGGTTGAGGGTAAAATGGTATTCAAAGGAAACTTAGGAACGGGTGTATCAAAGAATCCTTACTTTGCATTTAAAGTCAACGGAGCTACATCAGGGCAGATGTTGAAAATCACCTGGATAGATAATTTAGAAAATTCAGATACTTTAGAAAAAGCTATAAAATAACAAACTATATTAATAAAGAGATAGTAATGGGTAATATCAAGTTCATTTGTACTTCTAGCTTGGCATTGTTAGTTTGTTTTTCTCTTGTTCAAAATTTAATTGCTGACCCGCAAGAAGATATAAAGACATATCAGGATTATTTTATAAAACGTTTTCCAAAAGTTGAGTTTCAAGAATTTTCCAATGGAATTTATGCGATTAATGATGCTATGCGTGAAAATTGGGAGGCAATGGAAGAGTTTCCTCCGTATGAGCCATTCATAGATGATGGTAAAGTGATGTGGGATACAGCTTTTAGCAATGGAAAATCATATGCACAATGCTTCCCTGATGGTCCTGGCTCAAAACATCTTTATCCAAGGTGGGATAAACAGCAAGGTCAAGTGGTGACACTTGCTTTGGCAATTAATCAGTGCAGAGAATCAAATGGTGAGCAATTATTGAAATATAATGAAGGGCCAATTGCACAAATTCTTTCTTATATGGCTTGGGAAAGTCGAGGAAAAAAAACTAATGTTGTCGTTCCTTCAGACGATCCTCGTGCAATGCAGGCATATGAGAAAGGCAAAGAGTATTATTTTACAAGAAGAGGGCAATTAAACTTTGCTTGTTATCACTGCCACTTTAGTAGCTCGGGCCTGAATTTGCGCGCAGATGTATTAAGTACCGCTGTCGGTCAAACAACAGGTTGGCCAGTGTACCGCTCAAAATGGGGAACAGTTGGTACACTTCATCGTCGTTATATTGGATGTAATAAACAAGTTCGTGCAAAACCATTTAAAGCGCAAAGTGAAGAATATAGAAACCTTGAATATTTTCACTCCGCAATGAGTAATGG harbors:
- the soxZ gene encoding thiosulfate oxidation carrier complex protein SoxZ, producing the protein MEKSMKMRTKVEGDVTTVKVLVSHPMETGTRKDEKTNELVPAHFIKEFKAEVEGKMVFKGNLGTGVSKNPYFAFKVNGATSGQMLKITWIDNLENSDTLEKAIK
- the soxA gene encoding sulfur oxidation c-type cytochrome SoxA, whose protein sequence is MGNIKFICTSSLALLVCFSLVQNLIADPQEDIKTYQDYFIKRFPKVEFQEFSNGIYAINDAMRENWEAMEEFPPYEPFIDDGKVMWDTAFSNGKSYAQCFPDGPGSKHLYPRWDKQQGQVVTLALAINQCRESNGEQLLKYNEGPIAQILSYMAWESRGKKTNVVVPSDDPRAMQAYEKGKEYYFTRRGQLNFACYHCHFSSSGLNLRADVLSTAVGQTTGWPVYRSKWGTVGTLHRRYIGCNKQVRAKPFKAQSEEYRNLEYFHSAMSNGIELNGPSSRK